In the genome of Mesosutterella faecium, the window CCTCAAGGCGCTTGACACTCTCGACATCGGCAACAACCTCAGGGCGTTCAAGCTGCTCGCGCGGGAACTCGGGCTGGAGCGGGCGCTGCCCTTCATCACCTCGAATGTCTCCGATACGCTCATGATCCCCAAGGGCCGCGTGCGCGTCGGCTGGGATGCAGATTTCTGCATCCTAGACGATTCGTATGAGCCGGTGAGCGTGGTGGCGCGCGGCCGCTTCGTCAAAAAAGACGGCGTAGTCACTGTGAAGGGGCTATACTCCTGAGGCCCTAGTCTTGAAGGACAGGGTTCTACCAACCCTGTCCCTTTGCATTTAGGATTTGATCCGGGCTCATACCCGTCTTTTTCAGCTAAAAATTGAGTAAAGCCCCGTCGGCATTGGGTCGGCGGGGCAAAAATTTTACACTCTACGTAGTTACAATGTAGTCCATTGGTGGTATAATGCTGGTATCCAGAGTCAGTTACCGGGAGCTCTCCATGTCCAAACACGTTGCCATCGTCACGACCCAGGGGCGCAAGTACGTCCGCGTTGTCGAGAGCTACCGCAATGCGGACGGCAAGCCCCGGTCGCGGCTCTTGGAGAATCACGGCAACCTCGACGTCCTTGAGCAAGAAGATCCCGACTATCTCAAGAACCTGCGTGCCCGCGTGGCAGCCGAGAACGAGGCGGTCAGGAAGGCCAGGCTGGAGGAGCTAGACAACTCGGTCCAGACAAGAATCCGCAAGCTCGAGCAGTCCCAAAAAGGCGCTGACTATTCGTGCGCCGCAAGGCTGAAGCTCGGCGCTGCCGTCATTCGGCAGGTATGGAAGGACGATCTGAATCTGCCGCAGGTGTTCCGCTATCTGCAGAGCAAGCGCAAAATCGAGTATTCGTACGACAAGGCAGCGTTCCTGCTGTGCTCGCAAAGGATCGTCAGTCCGGGCAGCAAGAAAAAAGCCTTCGAGGAGCGCGGCTCAAGCATCGTGCCGTTCGACGGCATCGCAGACAACAATGTCGTGTACCGGGTGCTCGACCGGCTTGCGGAGGACAAGGAAGCGATTGTCAAACACCTTAACCGCGAGATCAGCAGCAGGCTGAACCGCACGGTCTCAGCCGCCTTTTATGACGTGACGACATATGCCTTTGAGAGCCGGAAAGAAGGCGAGCTGCGCCAGTTCGGGCTGAGCAAGGACCACAAGGTCAACGAGGTCCAGGTAGTTCTCGGACTCGTGATGGATGCGTTCGGCATCCCCATTGATTACGAGCTTTTCCCCGGCAGCACCTCAGAGTTCGGCACGATGCTCCCCATGATCAGGCGGATCAAAACGGCTTATGACCTGCAGACGCTCATTGTCGTTGCCGACAGGGGGCTCAATTCAAACGAGAACCTGCTCGGGCTCAAGGACATCGGCTGCGACTTTGTCCTCGCGCAGAAGGTTAAGAACAGCACGAAGGAGCTGCGCAAACAGATCCTTGACGACGTAAATTGGGATGAGACCGTCATGGACGGCGACGAGATTGTCTGCCGCTACAAGACAATGGATCTGTCAAAGACGGTTTTCGTAACCAAAATCAGCAAAACCACAGGGCGCAAGTATCAGTCGTCGAAGAAAGTGGATTCTCTGGATGTCCGCTGGATCGTCTCGCATTCGCAGTCCCGGGCCAACAAGGACAATAGCGACATCGACCGTGCCGTTGAGAAGGCGAAAAAAGCCCTGCGCAGCAGGGGATCGCTGACCTCCAGCCGCGGATACAGGTCTTTGATCAAGGTGCCGAAAGGCGAAGGCGAGCCGTCACTGGATATGAAGAAAATCGAAGAGGCGAGGCGGTGGGCCGGCTATTACGCCGTCTGCACGAATCTGAAGACGAAGTCCTCTCAGGACATCATGAAGATTTACCGCAATCTCTGGCGCATCGAGGATTGCTTCCGGGTAAGCAAGACCACGCTCGAAGCCCGCCCCTGCTTTGTCTGGACAGACAGTCATGTCAGAGGACATTTTGCGAGTTGCTTCATCAGCCTCGTGATCGAAAAGTACATGCAGCATGTCCTCAAACAGAAGATCAGGGACATCACCTGTGACGAAATCAACGCGGCGCTGCGCGGTGCCGAAGTTGCCCTCGATGACGGCAATCCCCAAATGCCCCTGTACCTGAGGCTTTATCCAAAGGAGGGCCGCTTTGACTCGATCCTCAGGGCATTCAGCCTGGAGCCGCCCTGCCACTATGAGACGGCACAGTCACTATGCAAGAAGCTGCGGCTCAAAGACATTGCCCGACCGAAAAGTTGTACTACCAGAGATGAAAAATAATTAATGAATAAGCCCTTGCAATACAAGGGTTTATTCATTTTTAAGCTGATAAACTCGGGTGCGCGTCGGCTGGGATGCAGATTTCTGCATCCTAGACGATTCGTATGAGCCGGTGAGCGTGGTGGCGCGCGGCCGCTTCGTCAAAAAAGACGGCGTAGTCACTGTGAAGGGGCTATACTCCTGAGGCCCTAGTCTTGAAGGACAGGGTTCTACCAACCCTGTCCCTTTGCATTTAGGATTTGATCCGGGCTCATATATTTTTGGGAGGGTTCTGATGGAGAAGGCGAATTCACCAACCGGAGGCGCTGCGCCTTCCCCTGAGGCTCTCGCTCCGGCGGCCATAGAGGCAAAGGCTGAGGCGGTGGGTGTCTCGAAGGCCGCCATGAGGCTTTCCCAACTCGCGCCCCTTGCGGTCGCGGCAGGTTTTTTCATTGGGTTGGGGGGGCTTTATTTCACGCTGTTCATGGCCGATGACACGCTGTCCTTTGCCGTTCAGCGCTTTGCGGGCGCCGTTGTCTTCAGCCTGGGCCTTGCCCTGGTCATCATCTGCGGAGCAGAGCTCTTCACGGGCAACTCCCTCATGGTGGCGGCGCGGCTCTCAGGCCGGATCGGCACGGCACCGATGCTTGCCAACTGGGCCTGGGTCTGGGTTTTCAATTTCATCGGGGCGCTCGCTCTGGTCGCCCTCGTCTACCTCTCGCAGACCTACGCTCTCGGGAAAATGGGTGCGGCCATGCTGAAAATCGCCTCGGGAAAAGTCTCGATGCCCTGGGCGGTTCTCTTTTTCAAGGGCATTTTGTGCAATGTTCTTGTCTGCCTTGCGGTATGGATCGGCTTTGCGAGCCGTACGGTCATTGACCGTCTGTTCGCCGTGGTGCTTCCGATATCGGCTTTTGTCGCCCTGGGGTTTGAACACTGCGTGGCCAATATGTATTTCCTGCCGCTGGGCCTGCTGCTGCTCGCAAGCGGTTTCCCGGTTCCCCCGGGCGTTGATGCTTCCGCCCTGACGTTCACGGGCGTCGCTTACAACCTGTCGGCGGTCACGCTGGGCAATATCGTGGGCGGGGTGCTGGTCGGAATGGTGTACTGGGCTGCTTATGGAAGAAAGAGGGCTTGAAAAGAGAGCAGGCCCGGCGCTTTTGCCGCCGCTGTAGAAAAAAGCCGGGACCTTGAACTGTCCCTACTTTGTGAGACAGAATTAATTGAGCGTCGGAGTGGTTTTACCTGTTACCGCTTCCCTGAATTGCCTGGGGGAGCGGTAACTTAATTTCGCTTGAATGCGTTTCTCATTGTAATAGGCGCAATAGGCTTCAATTTCCCGCCGGGCCTGGTTAAAAGTCAACAGATTTTTGTCAAAGCGCTTGTCCGGGTGGTACAGCCACTCCGTCTTCAGCGTTCCGTTTCAGCCCTCCATGACGGCGTTGTCCCAACAGTTCCCTTTGCGTGAATAGTTCTGCTTAAAGCCGTAATCCCGAGCTTGTTTCCTGAACATCGGGCTGGTTTACAGCACTCCTTGGTCGCTGTGCAGCACAGCCGGTCCGCTGGCCACCGCCTTAAGCGAGTGGAGCGTCTGCATCGCAAGCGCCATATTTTGGCAGGGGCTCATTTCACAGACGACGATTTCGCGAGTGCAAAGATCCATAACGAGCGAAAGATAGAGCCAGCCAGTTTTAGTTGGAATATAGGTCACATCCGTCACAAATACCTTGCCCGGCTCCTGTTGAGTAAATTTGCGATTCAGCGTGTTCTCGAGAACAGTCCCGTCGGCCAGCCGCCCCTTTGTGAGGCTGACTCTGTATGTGTTCTTCCTTCGAATCACGGCCTGGCATCCAAGTTCCTTCATGGTGCGTGCGACTTGGTTGTGTCCGGGTTTTCGTTTATGGCCATCCATGCGAAGGACTGCCGTCATCCTTCTG includes:
- a CDS encoding IS3 family transposase, producing the protein MKTEWLYHPDKRFDKNLLTFNQARREIEAYCAYYNEKRIQAKLSYRSPRQFREAVTGKTTPTLN
- a CDS encoding IS1634 family transposase, whose translation is MSKHVAIVTTQGRKYVRVVESYRNADGKPRSRLLENHGNLDVLEQEDPDYLKNLRARVAAENEAVRKARLEELDNSVQTRIRKLEQSQKGADYSCAARLKLGAAVIRQVWKDDLNLPQVFRYLQSKRKIEYSYDKAAFLLCSQRIVSPGSKKKAFEERGSSIVPFDGIADNNVVYRVLDRLAEDKEAIVKHLNREISSRLNRTVSAAFYDVTTYAFESRKEGELRQFGLSKDHKVNEVQVVLGLVMDAFGIPIDYELFPGSTSEFGTMLPMIRRIKTAYDLQTLIVVADRGLNSNENLLGLKDIGCDFVLAQKVKNSTKELRKQILDDVNWDETVMDGDEIVCRYKTMDLSKTVFVTKISKTTGRKYQSSKKVDSLDVRWIVSHSQSRANKDNSDIDRAVEKAKKALRSRGSLTSSRGYRSLIKVPKGEGEPSLDMKKIEEARRWAGYYAVCTNLKTKSSQDIMKIYRNLWRIEDCFRVSKTTLEARPCFVWTDSHVRGHFASCFISLVIEKYMQHVLKQKIRDITCDEINAALRGAEVALDDGNPQMPLYLRLYPKEGRFDSILRAFSLEPPCHYETAQSLCKKLRLKDIARPKSCTTRDEK
- a CDS encoding IS3 family transposase is translated as MCQKKQCAILDSAIKSAHRSGVPVARACEIAGASRSTFYRRIGNPGKRVLAAKALGDRIKVLQKRHEGRYGVRRMTAVLRMDGHKRKPGHNQVARTMKELGCQAVIRRKNTYRVSLTKGRLADGTVLENTLNRKFTQQEPGKVFVTDVTYIPTKTGWLYLSLVMDLCTREIVVCEMSPCQNMALAMQTLHSLKAVASGPAVLHSDQGVL
- a CDS encoding formate/nitrite transporter family protein; this translates as MEKANSPTGGAAPSPEALAPAAIEAKAEAVGVSKAAMRLSQLAPLAVAAGFFIGLGGLYFTLFMADDTLSFAVQRFAGAVVFSLGLALVIICGAELFTGNSLMVAARLSGRIGTAPMLANWAWVWVFNFIGALALVALVYLSQTYALGKMGAAMLKIASGKVSMPWAVLFFKGILCNVLVCLAVWIGFASRTVIDRLFAVVLPISAFVALGFEHCVANMYFLPLGLLLLASGFPVPPGVDASALTFTGVAYNLSAVTLGNIVGGVLVGMVYWAAYGRKRA